In one window of Gossypium hirsutum isolate 1008001.06 chromosome A01, Gossypium_hirsutum_v2.1, whole genome shotgun sequence DNA:
- the LOC107902309 gene encoding uncharacterized protein — MSDRPEGAGQEEEYRETIQGRSQAQQPPPPPIVPPVTTPFAPPLIDESSKRTLIEKLRKFGAEEFRRRSDDDPVKVEYWLKSLERVFNQIMCSPEDYLRCAVSLLKEEAYNWWETIEAMVPADKLTWEFFQNEFKKMYVGKRYLDNKKRGFIDLRQGDKIMAEYEREFVYLSRYARDVVPIEEEMCIRFEEGLNDEIRMMKSE, encoded by the exons atgtctgATAGACCCGAGGGTGCTGGTCAAGAAGAGGAA TATCGTGAAACAATACAAGGAAGGAGTCAGGCACAACAACCTCCTCCTCCCCCTATTGTACCACCAGTTACAACCCCGTTTGCTCCTCCTTTAATAGATGAATCTAGCAAAAGAACACtgattgagaaacttagaaagttCGGAGCTGAAGAATTTCGAAGGAGATCGGACGATGATCCAGTTAAAGTAGAGTATTGGTTAAAGAGTTTGGAGAGAGTTTTTAATCAGATAATGTGTTCTCCAGAGGACTATCTGAGGTGTGCAGTTTCACTATTGAAAGAAGAAGCGTATAATTGGTGGGAAACTATTGAGGCAATGGTACCTGCAGATAAacttacctgggaattcttccaaaacgAGTTTAAAAAGATGTATGTGGGAAAGAGATATTTAGATAATAAGAAGAGGGGATTTATTGATCTTCGACAAGGGGATAAAATAATGgccgaatatgaaagagaatttgtgtatcttagtagatatgctcgggatgTTGTACCGATAGAGGAAGAAATGTGCATTAGATTCGAAGAAGGGCTTAATGATGAAATCAGAATGATGAAATCAGAATGA